Proteins co-encoded in one Actinomadura luteofluorescens genomic window:
- the ggt gene encoding gamma-glutamyltransferase yields the protein MLRFPSPSHASPPRPPAPPGRSRNRRRTAAVAALAVAASLTVPASAGAAPVPRPAAPGHPAPPAKQAVATGFGGAVSTVDPDASRTALEVLKRGGNAMDAAVASAATLGVTEPYVSAIGGGGFITYYNARTRRVYALDGREFAPKRMRQDSFVDPATGRPLPFDQAVTSGLSVGVPGTLAQWDLALRRFGTRDLGSLLRPAIGVADRGFVVDQEFHDQTAVNEARFRDIVPTRELFLPGGKVPEVGSVFRNPDLADTYRELARHGTDWFYEGGLGKEIVETVARPPVDPKATRAVRPGLMERGDLGAYRAVPRKPTHVSYRGTDVYGMPPSSSGGSTVGEALNILGNFRLDPRDPVTALHYYLEASKLAYADRGRYVGDADKVDVPLEELLSSGFARERACQIKPDRAAPAPVAPGSPDGRYEPCVPPGTQTRALAFEGPQTTHLVVADKWGDVVSYTLSIEQFGGSGITVPGRGFLLNNELTDFSFQPPAPGQAPDPNLPGPHKRPRSSMAPTLVLEEGRPRLAVGTPGGSTIITTVLQILVNRLDLGMDLPAALAAPRATQRNTPQVFAEQAFIDRYGRDLAARGHRLELFPGPPQGVIGAATGLEFLRPGLVQAVAEPTRRGGGSALVVRPAR from the coding sequence GTGTTGCGCTTCCCGTCGCCCTCGCATGCGTCCCCGCCCCGTCCGCCCGCGCCGCCGGGACGATCGCGGAACCGGCGCCGGACGGCCGCCGTCGCCGCGCTGGCGGTCGCCGCGTCCCTCACCGTCCCCGCCTCCGCGGGCGCCGCCCCCGTCCCGAGGCCCGCCGCGCCGGGGCACCCGGCCCCGCCGGCCAAGCAGGCCGTCGCCACCGGATTCGGCGGCGCGGTCTCCACCGTCGACCCGGACGCCAGCAGGACGGCCCTGGAGGTCCTCAAGCGCGGCGGCAACGCGATGGACGCGGCGGTCGCGTCCGCCGCGACGCTCGGGGTCACCGAGCCGTACGTGTCGGCCATCGGCGGCGGCGGCTTCATCACGTACTACAACGCCCGGACGCGCCGCGTGTACGCGCTCGACGGCCGCGAGTTCGCGCCGAAGCGCATGCGCCAGGACTCCTTCGTCGACCCGGCGACGGGCAGGCCGCTGCCGTTCGACCAGGCCGTCACCAGCGGGCTGAGCGTCGGCGTGCCCGGCACGCTCGCCCAGTGGGACCTCGCGCTGCGCCGCTTCGGCACCCGCGACCTCGGCAGCCTGCTGCGCCCGGCGATCGGGGTCGCGGACCGGGGCTTCGTCGTCGACCAGGAGTTCCACGACCAGACCGCGGTGAACGAGGCGCGCTTCCGCGACATCGTCCCGACCCGCGAGCTGTTCCTGCCCGGCGGCAAGGTGCCCGAGGTCGGCTCGGTGTTCCGCAACCCCGACCTCGCCGACACGTACCGGGAGCTGGCGAGGCACGGCACCGACTGGTTCTACGAGGGCGGGCTCGGCAAGGAGATCGTCGAGACGGTCGCCCGGCCGCCGGTCGACCCGAAGGCGACCCGCGCCGTCCGCCCCGGCCTGATGGAGCGCGGCGACCTGGGCGCCTACCGGGCGGTGCCGCGCAAGCCCACCCACGTCTCCTACCGGGGGACGGACGTGTACGGCATGCCGCCGTCGTCGTCCGGCGGCTCCACCGTCGGGGAGGCGCTCAACATCCTCGGCAACTTCCGGCTCGACCCGCGCGACCCCGTCACGGCCCTGCACTACTACCTGGAGGCGTCCAAGCTCGCCTACGCCGACCGCGGCCGCTACGTCGGCGACGCCGACAAGGTGGACGTGCCGCTGGAGGAGCTGCTGTCCTCCGGGTTCGCCCGCGAGCGCGCCTGCCAGATCAAGCCGGACCGGGCGGCCCCCGCGCCGGTCGCCCCCGGCTCGCCCGACGGCCGCTACGAGCCGTGCGTCCCGCCGGGCACCCAGACCAGGGCGCTGGCGTTCGAGGGCCCGCAGACCACCCACCTCGTCGTCGCCGACAAGTGGGGGGACGTCGTGTCCTACACGCTGTCGATCGAGCAGTTCGGCGGCAGCGGCATCACCGTGCCGGGGCGCGGGTTCCTGCTGAACAACGAGCTGACCGACTTCTCCTTCCAGCCGCCGGCGCCCGGCCAGGCGCCCGACCCGAACCTGCCCGGCCCGCACAAGCGGCCGCGCAGCAGCATGGCCCCGACGCTGGTGCTCGAGGAGGGGCGCCCGCGGCTCGCGGTCGGCACGCCCGGCGGCTCGACGATCATCACGACGGTGCTGCAGATCCTGGTGAACCGCCTCGACCTCGGCATGGACCTGCCCGCCGCGCTCGCCGCGCCGCGCGCCACCCAGCGCAACACCCCGCAGGTCTTCGCCGAGCAGGCGTTCATCGACCGGTACGGCCGCGACCTCGCCGCCCGCGGGCACCGGCTGGAGCTCTTCCCCGGCCCGCCGCAGGGCGTGATCGGCGCCGCGACCGGGCTGGAGTTCCTGCGGCCCGGGCTCGTCCAGGCGGTCGCCGAGCCGACCCGGCGCGGCGGCGGCAGCGCGCTCGTCGTCCGTCCGGCCCGTTGA
- a CDS encoding APC family permease, which translates to MTLDMRMRNNMFRRLPVEQATGRLYGGRHRLRVVYRTRDLVVLGLGVMIGSGIFKIAGEQASSTAGPGVLVSFLIAGGVCVLAALAFAELSSIIPVAGSAYSFSYVAFGEVWAWVVGWALIMELLLAASVLARVWSLYATQALHDFGVPIPSGLGDLIGQQKGPDVFALGILLLVVLMLAGGSRMSLKSLWFMVLAKVIVIGLVIATALKFFHPGNLTPFLPPSQPAPASDKTVLDAVLGAVGGGTPHVFGTWGMLAAAPAIAFAYIGFDLIATASEETDDAPRKVPRGILTALVTAIVLYVAVAFALVGMMGMDGIAKLNPDKLLLAAAFDSVGAGAMGKIVDVGAMLALTTVILVLMISLTRVVFSISRDGLLPRPLAAMSRYKVPSRATLVAGGAAVVMSQTVDVLTLEQLVVIGSLFAFLFVAAAVLALRRSRPDLHRPFRMPAAPLVVLVTIVAVGWLMLNLNVQTWGYFAVWMGVGLVLYMVYGRRKSQMKLLLDAPPERPAAARLAPAPPPGMAPPPGMAPQHGMVPQPGMAPPPGAATPPGPWDLYSSPGPYGTGPWSAERRPGTPESPYPTGRYSTGRQPGGQFARDPRPGERHPSGQGDEPQEPPHGGRHRR; encoded by the coding sequence ATGACCTTGGACATGCGCATGCGCAACAACATGTTCCGCCGGCTGCCGGTCGAGCAGGCGACCGGCAGGCTCTACGGCGGCCGGCACCGGCTCCGCGTGGTCTACCGGACCCGCGATCTCGTCGTGCTCGGCCTCGGCGTCATGATCGGATCCGGCATCTTCAAGATCGCCGGGGAGCAGGCGTCCTCCACGGCGGGGCCCGGGGTGCTCGTGTCGTTCCTCATCGCGGGTGGCGTGTGCGTGCTGGCCGCGCTCGCCTTCGCCGAGCTCTCCTCGATCATCCCGGTCGCGGGCAGCGCCTACTCCTTCAGCTACGTCGCGTTCGGCGAGGTCTGGGCGTGGGTCGTCGGCTGGGCTCTGATCATGGAGCTGCTGCTGGCCGCGTCGGTGCTCGCCCGGGTCTGGTCCCTCTACGCGACGCAGGCGCTGCACGACTTCGGGGTGCCGATCCCGAGCGGGCTCGGCGACCTGATCGGCCAGCAGAAGGGGCCGGACGTGTTCGCGCTCGGCATCCTGCTGCTGGTCGTCCTGATGCTCGCCGGCGGCAGCCGGATGAGCCTGAAGTCGCTGTGGTTCATGGTGCTGGCCAAGGTCATCGTGATCGGGCTCGTCATCGCGACCGCGCTGAAGTTCTTCCACCCCGGCAACCTCACCCCCTTCCTGCCGCCCTCCCAGCCCGCGCCCGCGAGCGACAAGACGGTGCTGGACGCCGTGCTCGGCGCGGTCGGCGGCGGCACCCCGCACGTGTTCGGGACCTGGGGCATGCTCGCGGCCGCGCCCGCCATCGCCTTCGCCTACATCGGGTTCGACCTCATCGCGACGGCCTCGGAGGAGACCGACGACGCGCCCCGCAAGGTCCCGCGCGGGATCCTCACCGCCCTGGTCACCGCGATCGTGCTGTACGTGGCCGTGGCGTTCGCGCTGGTCGGCATGATGGGGATGGACGGCATCGCCAAGCTGAACCCCGACAAGCTGCTGCTCGCCGCGGCCTTCGACTCGGTCGGCGCGGGCGCCATGGGCAAGATCGTCGACGTGGGCGCGATGCTCGCGCTGACCACTGTGATCCTGGTGCTGATGATCAGCCTGACCCGGGTGGTGTTCTCCATCTCGCGGGACGGCCTGCTGCCGCGCCCCCTGGCCGCGATGAGCCGCTACAAGGTGCCGTCCCGCGCCACGCTCGTCGCCGGCGGCGCGGCGGTGGTCATGTCGCAGACGGTCGACGTGCTCACGCTGGAGCAGCTCGTCGTGATCGGCTCCCTGTTCGCGTTCCTGTTCGTCGCGGCGGCGGTGCTGGCGCTGCGCCGCTCCCGGCCCGACCTGCACCGGCCCTTCCGGATGCCCGCGGCGCCGCTGGTCGTCCTCGTGACGATCGTCGCGGTGGGCTGGCTGATGCTGAACCTGAACGTCCAGACCTGGGGGTACTTCGCCGTCTGGATGGGCGTCGGGCTCGTCCTCTACATGGTCTACGGGCGCCGCAAGAGCCAGATGAAGCTCCTCCTGGACGCGCCGCCCGAACGCCCGGCCGCCGCGCGGCTCGCCCCCGCCCCGCCGCCCGGCATGGCCCCGCCGCCCGGCATGGCACCCCAGCACGGCATGGTCCCCCAGCCCGGCATGGCACCGCCGCCCGGGGCGGCCACGCCGCCCGGCCCGTGGGACCTCTACTCCTCCCCCGGGCCGTACGGGACGGGCCCCTGGTCGGCCGAACGGCGCCCCGGCACGCCCGAGAGCCCCTACCCGACCGGCCGGTACTCGACGGGACGGCAGCCGGGCGGCCAGTTCGCCCGCGATCCCCG